The region CGTCGAGCTCGCTTATTACGACGCCAACGGCGACGTCCGCTTCGGCACCCCGTTCATGCTGCCGCAGTCCATCGCGGCGGCGCGCTTCTTCACCAACCTCGCCGGCGCCACCGAGTGGACCATCACCGCCCAGCCGCTGGCCGGGCGCCAGACGCCCGGAATCATCCTTGCCAAGCGCATCGAGCGCCCCGACGGCGACGGACCGGCCGGCGCCGTGGTGCTGGCCATCGACACCGCTTTCCTCGAGCGGCATTGGACGGCGCAGGATCTGGGCCAGGATTCGACCATCAGCCTCATCGAGCGCAGCGGCGCCGTGGTAGCGCGCTATCCCGCGCTCACCGGCCCGCTCAACGTCGGAACGCAGCCGGGCTTTGTGAGCGCCGCTGCCGCCGACAGCGGCACCTACTGGTCGGACAGCTCTCCCGCCGATGGCGTGGCGCGCGTCGTCGGCTTCCGCCACATCCCCGCGCTGAACCTCATCGCCCTCGCCTCGATCTCCCGGGACACAGTGTACGCCGGCATCCTCAACTCGACCTTGATCGTCTTGGCGCTGCTCGGCCCGATCGCCCTGGCGCTGCTGCTCGGCTCGATCCAGATCGCCCGCGAGATTCGCCGGCGCGAGGCGACGATGGCGAGGCTCTCCGAGGCCGTGGCCCAGAACGAGGTGCTGTTCCGCGAGATCCACCACCGGGTGAAGAACAACCTGCAGACCATCTCGTCGCTGCTGCGCCTGCAGGGCCGCCGCCTGTCCTCGGCCGAGGCCAAGGGGGCCATCGGCGAGTCGGTGCGGCGCATCTCCTCGATCGCCCTGGTGCACGACATCCTGGCCCGGGAGGCGGGCGAGGACATCCCGTTCATCGAGGTGTTGCGGCCCCTGGTGCGCATGGTGGAGGAGAGCCTGACCTCGCCCGACCGGGAGGTGCGCTTCAGCGTGCACGGCGACCCCGGCATCCTCCCCGCCCTGGTGGCCACGCCCATGGCCGTGGTGCTGAACGAGCTGTTGCAGAACACCATGGACCACGCCTTCCCCTCGGCGCCGGACCGCTCCGACCACGACGGCCAGGCGGGCGGGGCGGAGGGGGACGGCACCGACGACGACGCCGAGCGGCCCGTCGGGCAGGTGCGGATCGAGATGGAGAACGACGGCCAGCAGCTCGTCGCCCGGGTCATCGACGACGGGGTCGGCCTGTCGGAGGGGTTCTCGGTCGAGACGGCCACGGGGCTGGGCCTCTCCATCGTGCGGGCCCTGGTGACCTCGGACCTGAACGGCACCATCGACATGTTCGAGCCCCTCGACGGCGGGCCCGGCACCGAGGTCGAGCTCCGCATCCCGCTCGACGCCGAGCACTCGGGCTGAGGGGCCCGGACGCGACGACGCCCGGGGAGGGGGTGCCCCGGGCGACAGTGCGGGTGTGGCGGTGGCGGTGCCGGGCCGGGGCCCGGCGGGGTCAGGCCGTCTGGCGGGCCCGCTGGGCCTGCTTGCGGAGCTGGCGACGCTCGTCCTCGGAGGTGCCGCCCCAGATGCCGGAGTCCTGGTTGGTGTCGAGGGCGTACTCGAGGCACAGGGTCTGGGCCGAGCAGGCCCGGCACACGGCCTTGGCGTTCTCGATCTGCTCGATGGCCGGGCCGGTGGTGCCCACCGGGAAGAAGAGGTCCGGATCGGTGTCCTGGCAGGCGGCGTCGCGGCGCCATTCGGCCGAGGCGACGGTCAGGGACAGCAGGTGGCTGGGGCTCAAGGCCACGAGGGGACCTCCAAGGGTCGGTGAGGGAGGTCTCGTGACTCCCTTCACATGCGTCGCACCCGCGAAGAAAGACGGTGTGCGCGGCGGCGGGTACCGGGGGAGGCTACCCCTCCTTGCTAGCTGCGGCAAGCACTTTTTTGCTCCATGACCGGCGCATCGGCTAGCGACGTGACATCCGTCGGTCCGGAGGGGGCACGTGGCCACTGAGCGTCCCACCATCATCGCCCACCGTGGGGCCTCAGTCGCTCACCGGGAGAACACGGTGGCTGCCTTCGCCGCCGCCGGGCCGTTGGGCGCCGACGCCGTCGAGCTGGACGCCCGCCGCACCGCCGACGGGGTGATCGTGGTCCACCACGACGACACGCTGGACGACGGCCGGGTCATCGTCGAGCTGGAGCGGCCCCAGCTGCCTCCCCACGTGCCCACCCTGGCCGAGGCCCTGGACGCCTGCGGCGGCCTGGTGGTCAACGTCGAGGTCAAGAACTGGCCCGAGGACGCCGACTTCGACCCGGGCGAGGCGGTGACCGAGGCCGTGGTGGCCGAGCTGGCCCGCCGGGGCCGGCCCGACCGCTACCTGGTGTCGTCGTTCCACCGCCCCTCCATCGACCGGGTCCGGGAGCGGGCCCCCGGGCTGGCCACCGCCTTCCTGCACGCCCAGGTCGACGGGGCCACCGCCCTGGCCGAGGCCGTGGCCCACGGCCACCGGGCCCTGCACCCCTGGTACGGCTGGGTCACCGAGGAGCTCATCGCCGCCGCCCACGCCCAGGGGGTGGTGGTCAACACCTGGACCGTCGACGACCCCGAGCTGATGGCGCGCTTCGCCGGCTGGGGCATCGACGGCATCGTCACCAACGTGCCCGACATCGCCCTCGCCGCCCTGTCCTGACCCCCCGACCCGGGCACGAGCGTGCCCGACATCCCGACACTTTCGTGCTCGGTGCGGCGGGGGTCGACAACCCGGCATGAAAGTGCCCGACGTCCCGGCGCCTTCGTGCTCGGTTGGGCGATGAGGTCAGCGGCCGAGGAGGCCCCCCAGGCCGCCGCCAATGCCGCCGCCGGCCGCCCCGCCGGCCGGGCCGGTGTTCTGGCCGCCCTGGTTCATGGTGGCCAGGTCGAACTCCGAGGGCTGGACGATGACCCAGCCCTGGCCCTGGAAGCCGATCTGCAGGGCCTCGCCGCTGCCCCGGCCGATCAGGTTGCCCAGCTTGAACGACGAGGCGACCGAGGTCTGGAGGTTGGCCGACCAGGCCACCACGGCGTTGGAGTCCACGAAGGTGGGGGAGTCGGTGGAGAGCACCACCGGGCTGCCCTTGGAGGTCACCGCGATCCAGCCGTGTCCCTGGATGATGGTGTTGAACAGGCCACCGGCCGCCATGCCGCCGCCCCCCACGAAGTGGACATCGGCCTCCAGGGTCGACTGGTAGGCCAGGACGTTGCGCCCGTTGATGGAGATGGCGTCGCCCTCCAGCAGGATCAGGTGGATGTCCGAGGCCTGGTCGGCGAAGAACACCTCGGCCTGGCCGCTCACCCGCATGGTGGCCACCCCCTCGCCGGTGAGCTTCTGCTTGAGCATCTTCCCGAGGCCGCCGGCCCCCTGGTAGTCGAACTGGGCCTGCCCCTGGTAGGCCACCATGGCGCCCTGGCGGGCCAGCATCTCCGGCGGGTTGCCGTCCAGCCCGAGTCGGACCTTCAGCATCTTGGAGTTCTGGAGGGTGAACGCGTCGGTCTGGGTCGACTCGGTGTTGGAAAAGATGTCGCTCTTCATGGCGCGCACACTACGCACCGTCGCCCACAGCCGGAAGGGGTAGCGACCCGAGATCGTCGGGGGTCGGGTCCCCGATCGCGCTGCTGCTACTCGGGCCGGGGCCGGGGGAGCGGGAGGACGACATCGAGCACGTCGGGCCGGTGGCGGATGGTGAGCGTCTCGGCGTCACCCAGGTGGTCGCCGTCCATCTGGTAGGGGAACGGGCCGTGGCCCACCACGTCCACCGCGGTCACGCCCCGGCGCTCGTCGACGGCGCCGATCCGGCCCACCCGCCCCCCGCCCTGAAGGGCCGCCCCGGCCACCCGCAGGATGGTGTCGATGCGCATGGACCGGATGGTGATGACCACCAGCGGCGAGTCCAGGGTGGCGGTGGGGGCGATGTCCAGGGGCCGGTTCCCCAGGTACGTGTAGGGGTTGGTGTTCAAGATGACGGCGAAGGAGCCGTCCTCCACGGTGCGCTCGGGCTCGGGCCCGTGGGGGAAGCACACCCGGAAGCGGGGGTGGCTGCGGTCGAAGTGCCGGAACCAGGTGCTGAAGGCCGAGTACACGAACAGGGGGTGGCCCAGGTAGCGCTTGAGCTGGGGCCGCCGCTCCACCTGCTCGATCACCGCGGCGTCGAAGCCCAGCCCGGTGTGGAACAGGAAGTAGCGGCCGTTGAGCGAGCCCAGGCCGATGCGGCGGATGGACCGGGCGGCCAGGGCGTCGAGCAGCTCGCCGGTGGCCTCGATGGGGTCGTTGGTCAGGCCGATGGTGCGGGCGAAGACGTTGGTCGAGCCGCCCGGCAGGGCGGCCAGGGCGGTGGCCGTGCCGGCCAGGCCGTTGGCCGCCTCGTTGAGGGTGCCGTCGCCGCCCAGCACCACCACCACCTCCGCCCCTTCGGCGGCCGCCCCCTTGGCCAGGTGGGTGGCGTGGTCGCGGCGCTGCGTCTCGACCATCTCCACGTCGTGGTCGGCGGAGAGGGCCTTGCGGATGACCACCCGGGCCCGGGCCGTGACCGAGGAGGAGAAGGGGTTGACGACCAGGACGATGCGCACAGCGGCCCGACCCTACCGGTGCCCCCCGGCCGAGGGCCCGACGCACCCGACCGGCGACCCGACGGCCCGGAAGGAGGCCCGGAGGAGGCGTCCCCCGGCCGCTTCGGAGAGCTCCGAGCCGGATTTGGCCGACCGTCGACCAGCCGACAGACTCCCTGCCCATGAACGTGGTCGTCTGTGTCAAGCAGATCCCGGACCCCGCTGATCCCG is a window of Acidimicrobiales bacterium DNA encoding:
- a CDS encoding histidine kinase dimerization/phosphoacceptor domain -containing protein, producing MTDPALATRAPGAKSWDAAAVVVAACTGLVIVIFAIFGLLVWQAYASAGPRAEREAQASADLLAEEAQWLVGGALTLITHLSTDALRNPAQITTADKPELDQLLKTLPADVELAYYDANGDVRFGTPFMLPQSIAAARFFTNLAGATEWTITAQPLAGRQTPGIILAKRIERPDGDGPAGAVVLAIDTAFLERHWTAQDLGQDSTISLIERSGAVVARYPALTGPLNVGTQPGFVSAAAADSGTYWSDSSPADGVARVVGFRHIPALNLIALASISRDTVYAGILNSTLIVLALLGPIALALLLGSIQIAREIRRREATMARLSEAVAQNEVLFREIHHRVKNNLQTISSLLRLQGRRLSSAEAKGAIGESVRRISSIALVHDILAREAGEDIPFIEVLRPLVRMVEESLTSPDREVRFSVHGDPGILPALVATPMAVVLNELLQNTMDHAFPSAPDRSDHDGQAGGAEGDGTDDDAERPVGQVRIEMENDGQQLVARVIDDGVGLSEGFSVETATGLGLSIVRALVTSDLNGTIDMFEPLDGGPGTEVELRIPLDAEHSG
- a CDS encoding WhiB family transcriptional regulator; this translates as MSPSHLLSLTVASAEWRRDAACQDTDPDLFFPVGTTGPAIEQIENAKAVCRACSAQTLCLEYALDTNQDSGIWGGTSEDERRQLRKQAQRARQTA
- a CDS encoding diacylglycerol kinase family protein, with the translated sequence MRIVLVVNPFSSSVTARARVVIRKALSADHDVEMVETQRRDHATHLAKGAAAEGAEVVVVLGGDGTLNEAANGLAGTATALAALPGGSTNVFARTIGLTNDPIEATGELLDALAARSIRRIGLGSLNGRYFLFHTGLGFDAAVIEQVERRPQLKRYLGHPLFVYSAFSTWFRHFDRSHPRFRVCFPHGPEPERTVEDGSFAVILNTNPYTYLGNRPLDIAPTATLDSPLVVITIRSMRIDTILRVAGAALQGGGRVGRIGAVDERRGVTAVDVVGHGPFPYQMDGDHLGDAETLTIRHRPDVLDVVLPLPRPRPE
- a CDS encoding glycerophosphodiester phosphodiesterase → MATERPTIIAHRGASVAHRENTVAAFAAAGPLGADAVELDARRTADGVIVVHHDDTLDDGRVIVELERPQLPPHVPTLAEALDACGGLVVNVEVKNWPEDADFDPGEAVTEAVVAELARRGRPDRYLVSSFHRPSIDRVRERAPGLATAFLHAQVDGATALAEAVAHGHRALHPWYGWVTEELIAAAHAQGVVVNTWTVDDPELMARFAGWGIDGIVTNVPDIALAALS
- a CDS encoding AIM24 family protein yields the protein MKSDIFSNTESTQTDAFTLQNSKMLKVRLGLDGNPPEMLARQGAMVAYQGQAQFDYQGAGGLGKMLKQKLTGEGVATMRVSGQAEVFFADQASDIHLILLEGDAISINGRNVLAYQSTLEADVHFVGGGGMAAGGLFNTIIQGHGWIAVTSKGSPVVLSTDSPTFVDSNAVVAWSANLQTSVASSFKLGNLIGRGSGEALQIGFQGQGWVIVQPSEFDLATMNQGGQNTGPAGGAAGGGIGGGLGGLLGR